ATGCCAGCCAGTTGCTGCTCATGCAGCGACAAGCGCAAAGCGTCTTGTTTGCCCTCAACCAGTTCATCACCTTCCAATTTCCAAGGTGACCAAAGCGTCTCAGGTTGTGCGAGCCAAGAAGGTTTAGGCAGGCTGCCAGCGGTTGAAGTGGGCAACAACTTTTTCATAATGGAAGACCTTGTACTTTAGATTATTCAGGCAGCGTAGCCGGCGGACCACTCTTCAAGCACTGCTTGATAGGGCTTGATGAACTGTTCTTCAGCAAACTTTCCTTGCTCAATAGCCAGCCGGCCACGTTCTTCCCGGTCGTAGACGATACGAGTCAGCGAATAATCCTGATGCTGCAAGCTGGGTTGGTAGGACTTTCCGGCTGCCGAGTTGGCATTGTAGATTTCAGGCCGGTAAATCTTCTGGAAGGTGTCCATGGTGCTGATCGTGCTGATCAACTCCAGGTTAGTGTAATCACCGAGCAGGTCGCCTGCGAAGTAGAACGCCAATGGCGCAACGCTGTTTGGCGGCATGAAGTAACGAACCTTCAAACCCATCTTCTGGAAATACTCATCGGTCAGTGAATACTCATCCTGCAGGTATTCAACGCCCAGAACCGGATGCTGATTCTCAGTCCGATGGTAGGTCTTGCTGCTGGAAACGCTCAGGCAGATCACGGGCGCCTTCTTGAAGTGCTGCTGATAGGCGCTGGAGCTCACGAAGGCCTTGAACAGCTTGCCATGCAGGACCCCGAAGTCATCCGGCGTGCTGAATTTTGGCTGATCCTTGTTGTGGCCCAGCAGCAACACGCTAAAGTCGTAATCTCGCACGTAAGACGAGAAATTATTACCCACCATGCCATCGATACGTTCGTTGGTCTGACGATCAACGACTGTCGTTTTCAGAATTTCAATCAATGGAAGAGCGTGCGAATTGCGCTCGCCATCGACATTCATCTCAACGGAAATGATTTCAAGCTCGACAGCGTATCGGTCGCCCTTTGGGTTATCCCAGTGCGCCAAAGCGTTGAAGCGATTATCGATCATCTTCAACGTATTGCGCAGGTTCTCTTGGCGACTGTTGCCCCGCGCCAGATTGGCGAAATTGGTAGTGATACGCGTATTGTCCGACGGCTGATAGTTCTCATCGAAACAAATGCTTTTGATGGCAAATGCAAACTCATTGCTCATATCGGCCTGACACCCTAAGTTCGTGATAAGTTTCAGTGCACCTAAGATTACTAGCTGACTGCTAATTAGCTTTGCACTATCTTTAATTGATAGGCATTTTAAAGGTGGTACTGAGCGGTGGCTAATGAATTGATCTCAAAAAAACTTTAGTCACATTCATGCTGTAGGCCACATCTGGCGAAAAAATCTGATAACCGCGAGGGGGACCGCTGAGGGATGACCACAAGTACGCAGACGAAACGTCTTTCGTTCAGCGCCTGCAAATCAGTGGGCATCGTTGCCACGGCCACTTGGCGCGTAGAGCAACGACAGCGATGAAAACCGATCGTCAAATGCTCAGATCAGCGAGGGGGAAGATCGCCAGCGCTCTGTTTGCGCTGGAGGTACACGTCCTGGCGCATCAGTGTGTCCGTGTTGCGCTCATACACGTAGGTATGACCCTCGATGGTCACTCGCCCATATCGCCGAGCAATGCTGTAGCGGGAGCTTTTAACCTGCTGAATGATTTCCGGCGGCTGATCGGGTGGCAAATCCATCTCGACTACTCAGAATATTCTTGACGGTACAACCTGGGCTCAGGCGTTGCTTTGTTCATCCTCTTCATCGCCGTAGTACTTCACGCCAATACGGATGATGTCTCTGCCTTGAGCCTTGCGGTGGTGG
The Pseudomonas sp. KU43P genome window above contains:
- a CDS encoding DUF1852 domain-containing protein, producing the protein MSNEFAFAIKSICFDENYQPSDNTRITTNFANLARGNSRQENLRNTLKMIDNRFNALAHWDNPKGDRYAVELEIISVEMNVDGERNSHALPLIEILKTTVVDRQTNERIDGMVGNNFSSYVRDYDFSVLLLGHNKDQPKFSTPDDFGVLHGKLFKAFVSSSAYQQHFKKAPVICLSVSSSKTYHRTENQHPVLGVEYLQDEYSLTDEYFQKMGLKVRYFMPPNSVAPLAFYFAGDLLGDYTNLELISTISTMDTFQKIYRPEIYNANSAAGKSYQPSLQHQDYSLTRIVYDREERGRLAIEQGKFAEEQFIKPYQAVLEEWSAGYAA